The Sorangiineae bacterium MSr11367 genome window below encodes:
- a CDS encoding alpha/beta fold hydrolase, protein MSVLSFVRALSVLGLTTTMLACAADGRGDDGTSTEDAVSNPRYPIVLVHGMGGFDRLKNLPLDVVYFNGVKDDLARHGESQVFATISPPYDTSEVRAQYVADQIDGILAKTGAKKVNIIGHSQGGLDARVLVSPQGLDYGNKVASITTIATPHRGSKVADLVMGLVDNVPADVFDAVSGAILTLLQVSVYELQTDPHIRAQLTELSEDYMTNVFNPKYKNAPGVRYSSYGGRTNLQVGLSDCSNSTYGNDVWHVDAVPIVLFPTTVYLQGWNVKSNDGLVTVDSARWGEFLQCVPADHLREVGQFAVNGPDKLSKFDHLAFFRTVVSRIRDAGL, encoded by the coding sequence ATGTCCGTTCTTTCGTTCGTCCGTGCGCTTTCGGTCCTCGGTTTGACGACGACGATGCTCGCCTGTGCGGCCGATGGCCGTGGAGACGACGGTACCAGCACCGAAGATGCGGTATCGAATCCGCGCTACCCCATCGTGCTCGTTCACGGAATGGGCGGGTTCGATCGGCTCAAGAATCTGCCGCTCGACGTCGTCTACTTCAATGGCGTGAAAGACGATCTGGCGAGGCACGGTGAGTCGCAGGTGTTCGCCACCATTTCGCCGCCGTACGACACGAGCGAGGTGCGCGCGCAGTACGTGGCCGATCAAATCGACGGCATTTTGGCCAAGACGGGTGCCAAGAAGGTCAACATCATTGGGCATAGCCAAGGCGGGCTCGATGCGCGGGTGCTCGTGAGCCCGCAGGGCCTCGATTATGGCAACAAGGTGGCTTCCATCACGACGATTGCCACGCCGCACCGCGGAAGCAAAGTGGCCGATTTGGTCATGGGCCTCGTCGACAATGTGCCGGCGGACGTCTTCGACGCCGTGAGCGGCGCCATTCTGACGCTGCTGCAGGTCTCGGTGTACGAACTTCAAACCGATCCGCACATTCGTGCGCAGCTCACCGAGCTCAGTGAAGACTACATGACCAACGTCTTCAATCCGAAGTACAAGAACGCGCCGGGCGTGCGCTACTCGAGCTACGGCGGCCGCACCAATCTGCAAGTGGGTCTATCCGATTGCAGCAATTCGACGTACGGGAACGACGTATGGCACGTCGACGCAGTGCCCATCGTGCTGTTCCCGACCACCGTGTACCTTCAAGGATGGAACGTGAAGTCCAACGACGGCCTGGTCACCGTGGACAGCGCGCGTTGGGGCGAGTTCCTCCAATGCGTCCCCGCGGACCATCTCCGCGAGGTCGGCCAATTCGCCGTCAACGGCCCGGACAAGCTCTCCAAATTCGACCACCTAGCCTTCTTCCGCACCGTCGTCTCCCGCATCCGCGACGCAGGGCTCTAA
- a CDS encoding DUF1015 domain-containing protein — protein MADIAPLTPLRYDPSKLVSVANVVAPPYDVISPAQREELAKRDPHNVVQLILPKDAAGGDGEGKYEHAASLLRRWREEKALVRDDVPGFYRYDQSFTAPGTGQKMSRRGFLGLVRLVPFSDRIVLPHERTLSGPKEDRLKLFRATRTNLSPGFMLYRDPRGELDPALSSGKELFRFATPDGVEHALSKVEDREALFTIVQKIAQSQLLIADGHHRYETALRYAQETGANGASENGYFMVFLANGDDPNLVVFPTHRHVHSLPSFDFAELLRKAADTFQATVLPKGTAANVITDTLADSGKRAPSVAVASAEGDVAILALRADVEPDQLGKHPTLGKLPEVLRRTDVALLHSGILEHALGITREAQAAKTNLWYPQDAAATLAELRSGKGQALFLMNATPVEAVRRAAESGEVMPQKSTFFYPKVLTGLTIHTLEPDRTVHVVR, from the coding sequence ATGGCCGATATTGCACCGCTCACACCGCTCCGCTACGACCCCAGTAAACTCGTATCGGTCGCGAACGTCGTGGCGCCGCCGTACGACGTCATCAGCCCCGCGCAACGCGAGGAGCTCGCGAAGCGCGATCCGCACAACGTCGTCCAACTGATTCTGCCGAAGGACGCGGCAGGCGGCGACGGCGAAGGCAAATACGAGCACGCCGCCTCTCTCCTGCGCCGCTGGCGCGAAGAGAAAGCGCTCGTGCGCGACGACGTCCCCGGCTTCTACCGCTACGACCAGTCGTTCACGGCGCCCGGCACCGGTCAGAAAATGAGCCGCCGCGGCTTCCTCGGCTTGGTGCGCCTGGTGCCGTTTTCGGACCGCATCGTGCTGCCCCACGAGCGCACCCTGAGCGGCCCGAAGGAAGATCGCCTCAAGCTGTTTCGCGCGACGCGCACCAACTTGAGCCCCGGTTTCATGCTGTACCGCGACCCGCGCGGAGAGCTCGATCCGGCTCTGTCGTCCGGCAAGGAGCTCTTTCGGTTCGCCACGCCCGACGGCGTCGAGCATGCGCTGAGCAAGGTCGAAGATCGCGAGGCGCTTTTCACCATCGTGCAAAAGATCGCTCAGTCGCAGCTTCTCATCGCCGACGGCCACCACCGCTACGAGACCGCGCTGCGTTATGCGCAGGAGACCGGCGCCAACGGCGCGAGTGAAAACGGCTACTTCATGGTCTTCCTCGCCAACGGCGACGATCCGAACCTCGTGGTCTTTCCGACGCATCGCCACGTGCACTCGCTGCCGTCGTTCGACTTCGCCGAGCTGCTGCGAAAAGCGGCGGACACATTCCAAGCGACCGTGTTGCCCAAGGGCACGGCGGCGAACGTCATCACGGACACGCTCGCGGACTCCGGCAAACGTGCGCCATCCGTTGCGGTCGCCTCGGCCGAAGGAGACGTGGCCATCCTCGCATTGCGCGCGGATGTCGAGCCAGACCAGCTCGGGAAGCATCCAACATTGGGCAAGCTTCCGGAGGTCTTGCGCCGCACCGATGTGGCCTTACTTCATTCAGGTATCCTGGAGCACGCGCTCGGTATCACCCGTGAGGCGCAAGCCGCCAAAACCAACCTTTGGTACCCGCAAGATGCAGCCGCGACGCTCGCCGAGTTGCGCAGTGGAAAGGGCCAGGCGTTGTTCCTGATGAACGCCACGCCGGTCGAGGCCGTCCGCCGCGCGGCCGAATCCGGCGAGGTCATGCCCCAGAAATCGACCTTCTTCTATCCCAAAGTTCTCACGGGATTGACCATCCATACGTTGGAGCCGGACCGCACGGTCCACGTTGTCCGCTAG
- the gspN gene encoding type II secretion system protein GspN → MSAFNSGTSGETSPTKSAGKATFRQRISTFIPPALLKDEWKERFQKWTPRIGIPLFYLTCLLVFASVTFPYDKLKDKLVASFNASQKPGAGQQELHIDEMTSSFVTGVKMKGVRLLSLASEPGKPPVELKIDEAKARISVLPLIIGHRNVSFHLDAFSGEVDGVFEEAGKDRHVNVEISSVDLKAIEPLAAALGLPVEGKLTGKVDLFMPEGKAAKGSGSVNLSATDVSVADGVAKIKAGMLPITPPKVAVGDLSFVAEAKEGILRVTKFVASGKDVDLSGDGRVQMREMATESICDLNVKFKISDGFRGKNDMAKSLFGPPGSSSGALIEMDPKVKQAKTSDGFYAFHVRGQLGRPDFEPRGGGGSAPSSGGASGSGSKGVVP, encoded by the coding sequence GTGAGCGCATTCAACTCCGGTACGTCGGGCGAGACGAGCCCCACCAAGTCTGCGGGCAAAGCCACATTCCGCCAGCGCATTTCCACCTTCATTCCTCCGGCGCTGCTCAAGGACGAGTGGAAAGAACGATTCCAAAAGTGGACACCGCGCATTGGAATTCCGCTTTTCTACCTCACGTGCCTTTTGGTCTTCGCGTCGGTGACGTTCCCCTACGACAAGCTCAAAGACAAACTCGTCGCCTCGTTCAATGCGAGCCAGAAGCCCGGTGCCGGCCAGCAGGAACTGCACATCGACGAGATGACCTCGAGCTTCGTCACCGGCGTCAAAATGAAGGGCGTTCGGCTTCTCAGCTTGGCGAGCGAGCCGGGAAAGCCCCCCGTGGAGTTGAAGATCGACGAGGCCAAGGCCCGCATTTCCGTGCTGCCGCTGATCATCGGCCATCGAAACGTCTCGTTCCATTTGGATGCGTTCAGCGGTGAGGTGGACGGCGTCTTCGAGGAGGCCGGCAAAGATCGGCACGTCAACGTGGAGATTTCGAGCGTCGACCTCAAAGCCATCGAGCCTCTGGCGGCGGCGTTGGGGCTTCCCGTCGAAGGAAAGCTCACCGGCAAGGTCGATCTGTTCATGCCCGAGGGCAAAGCCGCCAAGGGCAGCGGAAGCGTGAATCTTTCCGCGACCGACGTGAGCGTGGCCGATGGTGTGGCCAAGATCAAAGCGGGCATGCTGCCCATCACCCCACCGAAGGTGGCCGTGGGCGATCTGTCGTTCGTGGCGGAGGCGAAGGAGGGCATCCTCCGGGTCACGAAATTCGTCGCCTCGGGCAAAGATGTCGACCTTAGCGGCGACGGACGTGTTCAAATGCGGGAAATGGCCACCGAGAGCATTTGCGACCTCAATGTGAAGTTCAAAATATCGGACGGCTTCCGCGGCAAGAACGATATGGCCAAGAGCCTTTTCGGACCTCCGGGTTCGAGCTCGGGGGCCCTCATCGAGATGGATCCCAAGGTCAAACAGGCCAAGACCTCGGACGGATTCTATGCGTTCCACGTGCGCGGGCAGCTCGGACGTCCGGACTTCGAACCGCGTGGGGGAGGGGGCTCGGCCCCGTCGAGCGGTGGGGCCTCGGGGAGCGGCAGCAAGGGGGTGGTGCCGTGA
- the purD gene encoding phosphoribosylamine--glycine ligase has protein sequence MDKRVLVVGSGAREHALARVLSSPECEVLCAPGNAGTGLSFRNVSVAVDDIPGLVAAAERERISLVVVGPELPLTLGLVDALAEKGIPAFGPSKVAAQLEGSKAFMKRFLKRHSIPTADFAIFDDVDAAEAYVRAAARPLVVKADGLAAGKGVTVATTPEQALLAVRQMMRDHAFGDAGKTVIIEELLPGEEASFHVICDGERAVPLPAAQDHKRVGDGDSGPNTGGMGAYAPAPIVTPEVHARVMRTVVEPTLAGLKAEGTPFRGVLFVGLMIEAGVPRVLEFNVRFGDPETGVLTALCSFSGGGWLGLLEGAAHGQFPPTQLESEGVALSVVMAAEGYPAKVRTGDVITGAEKAPENPHVHVLHAGTTRREDGAIVTAGGRVLNVVGRGATLEEAASRAYAQVDAISWPGEHHRRDIGSRALEKR, from the coding sequence ATGGACAAGCGTGTGTTGGTCGTCGGGTCCGGTGCGAGGGAACACGCATTGGCACGGGTTCTTTCTTCGCCCGAGTGCGAGGTCCTCTGTGCGCCGGGCAACGCCGGCACGGGCCTGTCGTTTCGCAATGTTTCTGTAGCAGTGGACGACATCCCGGGGCTCGTCGCCGCCGCCGAGCGCGAACGCATCTCGCTGGTGGTCGTCGGGCCGGAGCTTCCGTTGACCCTCGGCTTGGTCGACGCCCTCGCGGAAAAGGGCATCCCCGCCTTCGGCCCTTCCAAAGTGGCCGCCCAGTTGGAGGGCTCCAAGGCCTTCATGAAGCGCTTCTTGAAGCGCCACTCCATCCCCACCGCCGACTTCGCGATCTTCGACGACGTCGATGCCGCCGAAGCCTATGTGCGTGCGGCGGCGCGCCCACTGGTGGTCAAGGCCGATGGTCTGGCCGCCGGCAAGGGGGTCACTGTAGCGACCACCCCCGAGCAAGCACTTCTGGCCGTCCGGCAGATGATGCGCGACCACGCCTTCGGCGACGCCGGCAAGACGGTGATCATCGAGGAGCTTTTGCCCGGCGAGGAAGCGAGTTTCCACGTCATCTGCGACGGCGAGCGCGCGGTGCCGCTTCCCGCGGCGCAGGATCACAAGCGCGTGGGCGATGGCGACAGTGGCCCGAACACGGGCGGCATGGGGGCCTACGCACCCGCACCCATCGTCACGCCCGAGGTTCACGCGCGCGTGATGCGCACCGTCGTCGAGCCGACCTTGGCCGGCCTCAAAGCCGAGGGGACGCCGTTCCGAGGCGTACTCTTCGTAGGCCTCATGATCGAGGCCGGCGTGCCGCGCGTCCTCGAGTTCAACGTTCGCTTCGGCGATCCCGAGACCGGTGTCTTAACGGCGCTTTGCAGCTTCAGTGGAGGCGGCTGGCTCGGCTTGCTCGAGGGTGCTGCGCACGGCCAATTTCCCCCCACGCAACTCGAGTCCGAGGGCGTGGCACTCTCCGTCGTCATGGCCGCCGAGGGCTATCCCGCCAAGGTGCGCACCGGCGACGTCATCACGGGCGCCGAGAAAGCGCCGGAAAATCCGCACGTTCACGTGCTTCACGCCGGAACGACGCGGCGCGAAGATGGCGCCATCGTCACCGCGGGCGGAAGGGTTCTCAACGTCGTCGGGCGCGGCGCCACCTTGGAGGAAGCGGCCTCCCGAGCGTATGCCCAGGTCGACGCCATAAGCTGGCCCGGCGAGCACCACAGGCGCGACATCGGAAGCCGCGCCTTGGAAAAGAGATAA
- a CDS encoding BtpA/SgcQ family protein, whose amino-acid sequence MSVSNMPPSMAVFARLVGVIHLPPLPGSPLASLPMKAIVERTVEDARVLEGAGFHLAILENFGDTPFHRDKVPAVTVAAMTACAAAVRAALPNLPLGINVLRNDADAALAIASVVGATCIRVNVHTGARVTDQGVIQGDAAVTLRTRRAISAEAVNIWADVHVKHSAPLAARPIAEEASDLVTRAMADAILVTGSGTGKAIDPTQIALVRAAIRNVPLYVASGTRPEDLPALVEHCDGIIVGSALRANGIAGGPVDIAATTTFAKSFRALFPRDSTT is encoded by the coding sequence GTGAGCGTCTCCAACATGCCGCCGTCGATGGCCGTGTTTGCGCGCCTCGTGGGGGTGATTCACCTGCCGCCGTTGCCCGGCAGCCCGCTTGCCTCGCTGCCGATGAAGGCCATCGTGGAGCGCACGGTGGAAGATGCGCGCGTGCTCGAGGGCGCCGGCTTTCACCTGGCCATCTTGGAGAACTTCGGCGACACGCCGTTTCATCGCGACAAAGTGCCCGCGGTGACGGTCGCCGCGATGACCGCGTGCGCTGCCGCCGTGCGCGCGGCCCTTCCCAACTTGCCCCTTGGCATCAACGTGCTGCGCAACGACGCCGACGCCGCGCTGGCCATCGCCTCGGTCGTGGGGGCGACGTGCATCCGCGTGAACGTCCACACGGGCGCGCGCGTCACCGACCAAGGCGTGATTCAGGGCGATGCCGCGGTCACCTTGCGCACGCGCCGGGCGATCTCCGCCGAGGCCGTGAACATCTGGGCCGACGTGCACGTGAAGCACTCCGCGCCACTCGCCGCGCGCCCCATCGCGGAAGAAGCCTCCGATCTGGTGACCCGCGCCATGGCCGACGCCATCCTCGTCACCGGCTCGGGCACCGGCAAGGCGATCGACCCCACGCAAATCGCGCTGGTGCGCGCCGCCATCCGCAACGTGCCCCTCTACGTGGCCAGCGGCACGCGCCCCGAAGATCTCCCCGCCCTGGTCGAACACTGCGACGGCATCATCGTAGGCAGCGCCCTCCGCGCCAACGGCATCGCCGGCGGCCCCGTCGACATTGCCGCGACGACGACGTTCGCCAAGTCATTCCGCGCCCTCTTCCCCCGCGACTCCACCACGTGA
- a CDS encoding protein kinase: protein MSLSGERSHLEPGYRLDRYELLCPIAHGGMASVWLARLHGKHGFEKLVAVKTILPQYASDPRFERMFLDEARIAAGIEHANVAQILDLGEQHEVLYLVMEWIDGDSLSKLHRAVRKRDVAIPMGVVLRIVADIAAGLHAAHELRDPAGENLGVVHRDVSPQNILVSVSGAAKLIDFGIAKARDRVSGDTSAGLLKGKIQYMPPEQAVGKSVDRRSDVWALGAVMYYLLTGIPPYDAANQLATLHLLTSGEPPPPLPDPFPPEVDALCRKAMAHDPDERIQTAAELQRAIESLMISAGCHTTTGDVAAFVNEHLGERAEARRKAVELALAASAERKRVQALLTPETVEGDSSDSARSSSPQRASQPMSPSGPPSARSATTSGPVSATAPAVPSQRLEEAAEGSLEGESVEESDDPEEPISQVSSGTLRSAVIPFPGSVPPSSSPTGPQPVGGLGRKQQLWAVGLGVLGAAAFIIVVALASSLFRGRTPQAEATKAPTPRAVAPEPGLTIAEQAPSLVPAPEESPVTTDAAPPAKDTKDAPAVSAPRPIKPASSASSGKANTRPGQKDYGF, encoded by the coding sequence GTGAGCCTGAGCGGGGAGCGGTCACACCTCGAGCCCGGCTATCGTCTGGATCGCTACGAGCTTCTCTGTCCCATTGCACATGGTGGCATGGCATCGGTGTGGCTTGCGCGTCTTCACGGCAAGCACGGCTTCGAAAAGTTGGTCGCCGTCAAAACGATTCTGCCGCAATACGCAAGCGACCCCCGATTCGAGCGTATGTTCCTCGACGAGGCACGCATCGCCGCTGGGATCGAACACGCCAACGTGGCGCAGATCCTCGATCTCGGGGAGCAGCACGAGGTGCTCTACCTGGTGATGGAGTGGATCGATGGCGATTCGCTGTCGAAACTTCACCGTGCGGTGCGAAAGCGCGACGTGGCCATCCCGATGGGCGTGGTGTTGCGCATCGTGGCGGACATCGCAGCCGGGCTGCACGCTGCGCACGAGCTGCGCGACCCAGCCGGCGAGAACCTCGGCGTCGTGCACCGCGATGTGTCGCCGCAGAACATCTTGGTCAGCGTCAGCGGCGCGGCGAAGCTCATCGACTTCGGCATCGCCAAGGCGCGCGATCGCGTGTCGGGGGATACGAGCGCCGGGCTTCTGAAAGGCAAGATCCAGTACATGCCGCCGGAGCAAGCCGTCGGCAAATCGGTCGATCGGCGCTCCGACGTGTGGGCGCTGGGCGCGGTGATGTACTACCTGCTGACGGGCATCCCGCCTTACGACGCCGCCAACCAGCTGGCGACCTTGCATCTGCTCACGAGCGGCGAGCCGCCGCCGCCCCTGCCCGACCCGTTTCCACCCGAGGTGGACGCACTCTGTCGCAAGGCCATGGCGCACGATCCCGACGAGCGGATCCAGACCGCCGCGGAACTGCAGCGCGCGATCGAGTCGCTGATGATCTCGGCGGGCTGTCACACGACGACGGGGGACGTCGCCGCCTTCGTGAACGAGCACCTCGGCGAGCGCGCGGAGGCTCGACGCAAGGCCGTGGAGCTAGCCTTGGCCGCCAGCGCCGAGCGCAAGCGCGTGCAAGCCCTGCTCACGCCGGAGACGGTGGAGGGCGATTCGAGCGATAGCGCGCGCTCTTCGTCACCGCAGCGCGCCTCGCAGCCCATGTCGCCGAGCGGTCCGCCCAGTGCGCGAAGTGCCACGACGAGCGGTCCCGTCTCGGCGACGGCGCCCGCGGTCCCGAGCCAGCGACTCGAAGAGGCGGCCGAGGGGAGCCTCGAGGGGGAAAGCGTCGAAGAGTCGGACGATCCGGAGGAGCCGATTTCGCAGGTCAGCTCGGGGACCTTGCGTTCGGCCGTCATTCCGTTCCCCGGAAGCGTTCCGCCGTCGTCGTCTCCGACGGGGCCCCAGCCCGTCGGGGGACTGGGGCGCAAGCAGCAGCTTTGGGCCGTGGGCCTCGGTGTGCTGGGCGCCGCCGCGTTCATCATCGTGGTCGCGCTGGCCTCGTCCCTGTTTCGCGGGCGCACGCCGCAGGCCGAGGCGACGAAGGCGCCGACGCCACGTGCGGTCGCGCCCGAGCCGGGCCTCACCATCGCGGAACAGGCACCGTCCTTGGTGCCCGCGCCCGAAGAGAGCCCTGTCACCACCGATGCAGCCCCACCGGCGAAGGACACGAAAGACGCACCGGCGGTGAGCGCCCCGCGGCCCATCAAGCCCGCGAGCAGCGCATCGAGTGGCAAGGCGAACACCCGCCCGGGTCAAAAGGACTATGGCTTCTAA